A DNA window from Candidatus Thermokryptus mobilis contains the following coding sequences:
- a CDS encoding SDR family oxidoreductase, protein MKILLTGGSGFLGWNFCKALRFKHEIYAFYFQHKLYLEKCNFQKIDIRNREDVFESIKKIQPDVVVHTAAITNVQMCDQDRELAYSVNVEGTRNLVEASAQVGAKFVYISTDLVYSGDGSFFTEEIPPNPKSYYAQTKLEGEEIVKSYDNYIILRLALMYGWGNVFTNSFSDWLHTELRARRKVKVFVDQYRTPIYAVDAVMAIDELISKGVKNEIFNLGGSERISRYEFALKFADVFGYSTDLIIPVPMDSVKTYLAGAKDCSLNINKVQSILSFKLKNVEEGLNSAKKS, encoded by the coding sequence GTGAAAATTTTGTTAACTGGTGGAAGTGGCTTCCTTGGTTGGAATTTCTGCAAGGCGTTAAGGTTCAAGCATGAAATTTACGCATTTTATTTTCAACACAAACTGTATCTTGAAAAATGCAATTTTCAAAAAATTGATATAAGAAATCGCGAAGATGTCTTTGAAAGTATTAAAAAGATTCAGCCGGATGTCGTTGTCCATACAGCAGCGATAACGAATGTCCAAATGTGCGATCAAGATAGGGAACTTGCTTATTCCGTCAATGTTGAGGGAACGAGAAATTTAGTTGAAGCATCTGCGCAGGTTGGGGCGAAATTTGTGTATATTTCAACCGATCTTGTTTATAGTGGTGATGGCAGTTTCTTCACCGAAGAGATACCTCCAAATCCAAAAAGTTATTACGCTCAAACTAAACTTGAAGGTGAGGAAATAGTTAAGTCATATGATAATTACATAATTTTGCGACTCGCTTTGATGTATGGCTGGGGTAATGTTTTCACAAATTCCTTTTCCGATTGGTTGCATACTGAACTAAGGGCGAGAAGGAAGGTTAAGGTTTTCGTTGATCAGTACAGAACGCCGATTTATGCAGTTGACGCTGTGATGGCTATAGATGAACTTATTTCAAAGGGTGTTAAAAATGAGATTTTTAATCTCGGAGGTTCAGAGAGAATTTCAAGGTATGAGTTTGCGCTTAAATTCGCTGATGTTTTCGGATATTCAACCGATTTGATCATCCCTGTCCCAATGGATTCGGTTAAAACATACCTTGCTGGCGCAAAAGATTGTTCGTTAAATATAAACAAAGTT